One stretch of Zingiber officinale cultivar Zhangliang chromosome 6B, Zo_v1.1, whole genome shotgun sequence DNA includes these proteins:
- the LOC121990144 gene encoding pathogenesis-related protein STH-2-like: MPEFFAKYERVGKGVGSINILHFAPASKMPIGRVNKTKVEIFDEATYSTKYSVIEGGFVGVYFKSVSYESTFEATGPNTCVAKVKTVYETLEDKPPSPSEEELKAIRDGATQVLKAVEAYLIANPDVYA, translated from the exons ATGCCTGAATTTTTCGCCAAGTACGAACGTGTTGGAAAAGGAGTTGGCTCTATTAAcattcttcactttgctccag CTTCCAAAATGCCAATAGGAAGGGTCAACAAGACCAAGGTAGAGATATTCGATGAGGCAACATACTCGACTAAGTATTCGGTCATCGAAGGAGGCTTTGTCGGTGTGTATTTTAAATCGGTTAGCTATGAGAGCACATTTGAAGCAACGGGCCCCAACACTTGCGTTGCAAAGGTCAAGACCGTGTATGAAACACTCGAAGATAAGCCTCCTAGTCCTAGCGAAGAAGAGTTAAAAGCCATTAGAGATGGAGCAACCCAAGTGCTAAAGGCCGTCGAAGCATATTTGATTGCCAACCCCGATGTCTATGCATAA